A section of the Candidatus Rokuibacteriota bacterium genome encodes:
- a CDS encoding branched-chain amino acid ABC transporter permease: MNVIVNGMLLGLGYCLMAVGMSLILGVAKVFDLVYASYYAIAAYMVVALIPVLVPAVPIWLVFVIAAFAAVVVALATHYFLILPIRKEPTSVLVSTLAVALVVQELLIFKEGAAPVYMPTVLKGAMPIFGIWVVNAKLLVAAVTISVMALLWLFLTRTRLGLAIRATAEQPEAMQLAGGNVRLIWLVAASLAAVVAAIASLLLGSSYPPHPYMWLDLLVIAFAVMVLGGMGNIWACLPAGLILGISEAAFTAYVPSGGIVKRSVGLIIILLVLVFKPTGLFGVKGWEEQPT; the protein is encoded by the coding sequence GTGAACGTAATCGTGAACGGGATGCTGCTGGGGTTGGGCTACTGTCTCATGGCTGTGGGCATGTCCCTCATCCTCGGCGTGGCCAAGGTATTCGATCTGGTCTATGCGAGCTATTACGCGATTGCCGCCTACATGGTAGTGGCGCTGATCCCAGTTCTGGTGCCGGCGGTCCCGATATGGCTGGTGTTTGTGATTGCTGCCTTTGCGGCGGTGGTCGTCGCGCTTGCCACCCACTACTTTTTGATTCTGCCCATTCGGAAGGAACCGACTTCGGTCCTGGTGTCAACCCTTGCCGTGGCGCTGGTCGTGCAGGAGCTCCTGATTTTCAAAGAGGGAGCCGCACCTGTGTATATGCCGACGGTGCTGAAAGGCGCCATGCCCATATTTGGGATCTGGGTGGTCAACGCGAAGCTTTTGGTGGCAGCAGTCACCATCAGCGTGATGGCATTGCTTTGGCTGTTCCTGACCCGGACACGACTCGGGCTCGCCATCCGCGCCACGGCCGAACAGCCGGAGGCGATGCAACTGGCCGGGGGGAATGTCCGCCTGATCTGGCTCGTGGCGGCCTCGTTGGCAGCGGTGGTCGCCGCGATCGCGAGTCTGCTCCTCGGTTCCAGTTACCCGCCCCATCCTTACATGTGGCTCGATCTGTTGGTGATCGCCTTTGCTGTGATGGTGCTCGGTGGCATGGGAAATATCTGGGCGTGCCTGCCCGCGGGCCTGATCTTGGGGATCAGCGAGGCGGCATTCACGGCGTACGTCCCGTCCGGCGGGATCGTAAAGCGTTCAGTGGGGCTGATCATCATCCTGCTCGTATTGGTGTTCAAGCCGACCGGCCTCTTCGGCGTGAAGGGATGGGAGGAGCAACCGACGTGA
- a CDS encoding superoxide dismutase family protein produces MAWIVALALSLSACSMPYIPGVTSGPPVAGVTLKDSSGRVVGSAVLLQGDDGVRILLDLKGVTPGIKAVHIHEVGRCDAPNFDSAGAHFNPKKAEHGTENPRGPHAGDLPNITVDATGYGHLEVTDPRVTLKPGSASLLDGGRTALVVHEGPDDMRTDPAGNSGRRIACGVIERGG; encoded by the coding sequence GTGGCCTGGATCGTCGCGCTGGCGCTCTCCCTGAGCGCGTGCAGCATGCCCTACATCCCGGGCGTGACCTCGGGCCCTCCCGTTGCCGGCGTGACGCTCAAGGATTCCAGCGGCCGCGTGGTGGGGAGCGCCGTGCTTCTACAGGGAGATGACGGAGTCCGTATTCTGCTCGATCTCAAGGGTGTCACGCCGGGCATCAAAGCCGTCCACATCCACGAGGTGGGACGATGTGATGCGCCGAACTTCGACTCCGCTGGCGCCCACTTCAACCCGAAGAAGGCCGAGCACGGCACCGAGAACCCGCGCGGGCCTCACGCGGGCGATCTCCCCAACATCACCGTGGACGCCACAGGCTATGGCCACCTCGAGGTCACCGATCCCCGCGTGACCCTCAAACCCGGGTCGGCGTCGCTGCTCGATGGCGGGAGGACCGCCCTTGTCGTGCATGAGGGCCCCGATGACATGCGGACCGATCCGGCCGGCAACAGCGGCCGCCGCATCGCGTGCGGGGTCATCGAGCGCGGCGGCTAG
- a CDS encoding alpha/beta hydrolase encodes MARFDAATGRYVYLAIDGVEYRVYFEEAGAGIPLLLQHTAGADGRQWRHLLEDADVGRHFRMIAYDLPYHAKSVPPAAVEWWTEEYRLTRDFFMKVPVTLAAELALDRPVFMGCSIGGHLAADLACYHPGVFRAAIGLEGSLCTPARRDLSFLHHPRISNEYRAGLMYGITAPQSPEAFRRETAWVYSQGAPGVFKGDLHYYNVDHDLTGLAANIDTTKTPLYVLTGEYDWSSTPAMGQALAAAVRGATFRAMPGLGHFPMCENPARFREHILPVLDEIRTRPSD; translated from the coding sequence ATGGCTCGCTTCGATGCTGCCACCGGCCGCTACGTGTACCTCGCGATCGACGGGGTGGAGTACCGCGTCTACTTCGAGGAGGCGGGCGCGGGGATCCCGCTCCTGCTCCAGCACACCGCGGGCGCCGACGGCCGTCAGTGGCGCCACTTGCTCGAGGACGCCGACGTCGGCCGGCACTTCCGGATGATCGCGTACGACCTTCCGTACCACGCGAAGTCGGTGCCGCCGGCCGCCGTCGAGTGGTGGACGGAGGAATACCGGCTGACGCGGGACTTCTTCATGAAGGTGCCCGTCACGCTGGCCGCCGAGCTCGCGCTCGACCGCCCGGTGTTCATGGGTTGCTCGATCGGCGGCCACCTGGCCGCCGACCTCGCCTGCTACCATCCCGGCGTCTTCCGCGCGGCCATCGGCCTGGAAGGGTCCCTCTGCACGCCCGCTCGCCGCGACCTCTCGTTCCTCCACCATCCGCGCATCAGCAACGAGTACCGGGCCGGCCTCATGTACGGCATCACGGCACCCCAGAGCCCGGAGGCCTTCCGCCGCGAGACCGCGTGGGTCTACTCCCAGGGAGCGCCCGGGGTCTTCAAGGGCGACCTCCACTACTACAACGTCGATCACGACCTCACGGGCCTCGCCGCCAACATCGACACCACGAAGACACCGCTCTACGTCCTCACCGGCGAGTACGACTGGTCGAGCACGCCGGCGATGGGCCAGGCGCTGGCGGCAGCGGTACGCGGCGCGACCTTCCGCGCCATGCCCGGTCTCGGGCACTTCCCCATGTGCGAGAACCCCGCCCGCTTCCGCGAGCACATCCTTCCCGTGCTCGACGAGATCCGGACCCGCCCTTCGGACTGA
- a CDS encoding SDR family NAD(P)-dependent oxidoreductase: protein MYGLNGKTALITGAGSGIGRAIAVRLAQEGCTIAVLDVDEQGAEETAALVRGQGGKSMVVPCDVSMSADVQRGVGEILHAFEEIHILVNNAGIIRVAPLLEMPPADWNLVFRINVDGVFNCCQAVAPRMVARRQGRIINIASWFGKVGRPNYGAYCASKFAVIGVTQSLAQELAPFNVTVNAVCPGTVMNTGIRAYADERSRNYGLPTAKDREASIPLGRLSQPDDPARIVAFLASEEAAYMTGQAINITGGLWMH, encoded by the coding sequence GTGTACGGACTGAACGGAAAGACCGCACTGATCACAGGCGCCGGTTCGGGAATCGGCCGAGCCATCGCGGTTCGCCTCGCTCAGGAGGGGTGCACGATCGCCGTGCTGGATGTCGATGAACAAGGCGCTGAGGAGACCGCTGCTCTGGTACGTGGGCAGGGTGGAAAGAGTATGGTCGTGCCATGCGACGTCAGCATGAGTGCGGATGTCCAGCGCGGTGTTGGCGAGATCCTGCACGCGTTTGAGGAGATTCACATCCTTGTCAACAACGCCGGCATCATTCGCGTCGCCCCCTTGCTGGAGATGCCTCCCGCGGACTGGAATCTTGTCTTCCGCATCAACGTGGACGGCGTCTTCAACTGCTGCCAGGCGGTCGCTCCCCGGATGGTGGCGCGGCGCCAAGGGCGGATCATCAATATCGCGTCCTGGTTCGGCAAGGTCGGCAGGCCCAATTACGGGGCGTACTGCGCGTCCAAGTTCGCGGTAATCGGAGTCACGCAGTCTCTGGCGCAAGAACTCGCGCCGTTTAACGTTACCGTAAATGCCGTCTGTCCGGGGACGGTGATGAATACCGGAATTCGGGCCTATGCCGACGAAAGGTCTCGCAACTACGGGTTACCGACCGCCAAGGACCGGGAGGCGAGCATACCCCTGGGGCGTCTATCTCAGCCTGACGACCCGGCGCGCATTGTCGCCTTCCTGGCATCCGAGGAAGCAGCGTACATGACCGGACAGGCCATCAATATCACCGGGGGTCTTTGGATGCACTGA
- a CDS encoding ABC transporter ATP-binding protein yields the protein MLEIESLTVRYGAAYGVEGVSVNVREGEFVAMIGPNGAGKTTLLRAISGLVPISSGRVSLNGRRVERLDPWRIARLGIIHVPEGRKLVGTASVLDNLKLGAYVQWGELRARLPLVYEMFPVLRERAKQQARTLSGGEQQMVAIGRALMGGPKVLLLDEVTFGLAPRLVHLLRGKLKELHELGISILLAEQNAELALTLAQRCYVLEHGSVVREGPAAELRADPGVRASYLGL from the coding sequence GTGCTTGAGATAGAGTCGCTCACGGTTCGGTACGGCGCGGCGTATGGGGTCGAAGGCGTGTCTGTCAACGTGCGAGAAGGGGAGTTCGTGGCCATGATCGGCCCGAATGGAGCGGGCAAGACCACGTTGTTGCGAGCGATATCGGGTCTGGTACCCATCAGCTCAGGGAGAGTCAGCTTGAACGGACGGCGCGTTGAAAGGCTCGACCCCTGGAGGATCGCCCGCCTAGGAATTATCCACGTGCCTGAAGGACGGAAACTCGTGGGAACGGCCTCGGTACTCGACAATCTCAAGTTGGGCGCGTATGTGCAGTGGGGAGAGCTCCGGGCTCGATTGCCGCTGGTGTACGAGATGTTCCCAGTGCTGCGGGAGCGGGCGAAGCAACAGGCGAGGACCTTGAGTGGCGGAGAGCAGCAAATGGTGGCGATCGGACGGGCCTTGATGGGGGGACCCAAGGTGCTATTGCTGGACGAGGTTACCTTCGGGCTGGCACCACGACTGGTCCACCTGCTGCGCGGCAAGCTGAAGGAGCTTCATGAGCTGGGGATCAGCATCCTGCTGGCAGAGCAGAACGCGGAGCTGGCGCTGACGTTGGCCCAGCGCTGCTATGTTCTTGAGCACGGGAGCGTTGTCAGGGAAGGCCCGGCCGCGGAACTCAGGGCCGACCCTGGGGTGCGGGCAAGCTACCTCGGACTCTAG
- a CDS encoding DUF362 domain-containing protein, with the protein MPKLLAVFDAAGFDKLIKPKDVVAIKTHCGEWNNTGYLRPVYARALADRVKSLGGRPFVCDTTTLPYSPYASRVTELDFLTTAERNGYSPAVLGCPFICADGFMGTDDYRVDLPEGYILKEAFIATAIAAADVLITLTHFKGHAMGVIGGAIKNLGIGAQSKRGKFNVHMGGHPRYGFTGAATLHPEKLAGLNGGNGGKWLEDICPYGLVHVRDKSIEWDQENCPTCRACMGPMTSCGVLEVHNANQEAANAAIADACLATIKAVGKGKVAFINLALDLTPGCDCQGFSDMPIVPNLGVFASYDPVAIDKACIDKATGAIGISGSTAAEKGVLDAGERKFEACSSRAPGVSEEIQLVTGEIIGLGSRQYDLVEVVQGKPEDFAFSPDSRPVGLRFRDKFAKFSPFPYDRYDGKGFLREDEVDLGRVNPGR; encoded by the coding sequence GTGCCCAAGCTGCTGGCCGTGTTCGACGCGGCCGGTTTCGACAAGCTGATCAAGCCGAAGGACGTGGTGGCTATCAAGACCCACTGCGGAGAGTGGAACAACACCGGCTATCTGCGCCCCGTGTACGCTCGGGCCCTGGCGGACCGGGTCAAGAGCCTGGGCGGAAGACCCTTCGTGTGCGACACCACGACGCTGCCGTACAGCCCCTACGCCAGCCGCGTCACCGAACTGGACTTCCTCACCACGGCCGAGCGCAACGGATACAGTCCCGCCGTTCTGGGGTGCCCGTTCATCTGCGCCGATGGATTCATGGGGACCGACGATTACCGGGTCGACCTTCCGGAAGGGTACATCCTCAAGGAGGCTTTCATTGCCACTGCCATCGCCGCGGCCGACGTCCTCATCACGTTGACCCATTTCAAGGGCCACGCCATGGGCGTCATCGGAGGAGCCATCAAGAACCTCGGCATCGGCGCACAGTCCAAGCGAGGCAAATTCAACGTCCACATGGGTGGCCATCCACGTTATGGCTTCACCGGGGCGGCGACGCTTCACCCGGAGAAGCTCGCGGGCCTCAATGGCGGAAACGGCGGGAAATGGCTGGAAGACATCTGCCCTTACGGCCTCGTACACGTCAGGGACAAGTCCATCGAATGGGATCAGGAGAACTGCCCCACCTGCCGCGCCTGCATGGGTCCCATGACCAGTTGCGGTGTCCTGGAGGTGCACAACGCCAATCAGGAAGCAGCCAATGCTGCCATTGCCGATGCCTGCCTCGCGACCATCAAGGCCGTGGGCAAGGGGAAGGTCGCGTTCATCAACCTGGCTCTGGATCTCACGCCTGGATGTGACTGTCAGGGTTTCAGCGACATGCCCATTGTCCCGAATCTGGGCGTCTTCGCCAGCTATGACCCGGTGGCGATTGACAAGGCATGCATCGACAAGGCGACCGGCGCCATCGGGATCTCCGGCTCCACGGCTGCCGAGAAGGGGGTGCTGGACGCGGGCGAGCGCAAGTTCGAGGCGTGCTCTTCCCGAGCACCAGGTGTCAGCGAAGAGATCCAGCTTGTCACCGGCGAGATCATCGGGCTGGGAAGCAGGCAGTACGACCTGGTAGAGGTCGTCCAGGGAAAGCCGGAGGACTTCGCATTTTCGCCTGATTCGCGCCCGGTCGGGTTGCGATTCCGCGACAAGTTCGCCAAGTTCTCGCCCTTCCCCTACGACCGTTACGACGGCAAGGGCTTTCTGCGAGAAGACGAAGTGGACCTGGGCCGGGTCAACCCCGGCCGGTGA
- a CDS encoding ABC transporter ATP-binding protein, translating into MATVLEVRGLTKRFGGLMAVKDLSFSVDEGRVLGIVGPNGSGKTTTFNLITGFIKPDSGRVVFDGRDITHLKPYQIVDGGIARTFQIVRVFRGLSVYENVRAAALLRTSRGDALEDRITQVLTVVGLAGKEGQRAGSLPIGDLKRLEISRALATNPRLVMLDEPFSGLSHAEVSEISGLLRNLINRGLTVVIVEHVLRELRRLAEQVIVLDFGVKIAEGKFDQVIELPVVREAYLGGATGA; encoded by the coding sequence ATGGCGACCGTCCTGGAGGTTCGAGGACTGACAAAGCGATTCGGCGGATTGATGGCCGTGAAGGATCTCTCCTTTTCGGTGGACGAAGGCCGGGTTCTTGGCATTGTGGGGCCGAATGGGTCCGGGAAGACCACGACCTTCAACTTGATCACCGGATTCATCAAGCCGGATTCGGGACGCGTGGTATTCGATGGCCGAGACATCACCCACCTCAAGCCGTACCAGATCGTGGACGGAGGAATCGCGCGGACATTCCAGATTGTCCGGGTCTTTCGTGGCCTATCCGTGTACGAAAATGTGAGAGCCGCCGCATTGCTCCGAACGAGCCGTGGTGACGCATTGGAGGATCGGATCACTCAAGTGTTGACTGTTGTCGGCCTGGCGGGCAAAGAAGGGCAGCGAGCGGGAAGCCTGCCGATCGGAGACCTTAAGCGCTTGGAGATCAGCCGGGCGTTAGCTACGAACCCCCGCTTGGTGATGTTGGACGAACCATTCAGCGGGCTTAGTCATGCTGAGGTGAGTGAGATCTCCGGGCTTCTGCGGAATCTGATCAACCGCGGATTGACGGTCGTCATCGTGGAGCACGTGCTCCGGGAACTGAGGAGGCTGGCCGAGCAGGTTATCGTCCTGGATTTCGGCGTGAAGATTGCCGAAGGCAAATTCGACCAAGTGATCGAGCTGCCAGTAGTGCGAGAAGCGTACCTTGGAGGGGCGACGGGTGCTTGA
- a CDS encoding branched-chain amino acid ABC transporter permease: protein MRNVIGSSEELDAKAASVRRKSPTKEGQRVVGSLSELGRRGAVYFIVLLFFLLELALPLVVEDKWTLRTIMFANIFVIYAVSYDLLAGYTGLISFGHSLFFGGAGYVSGLLSLNLGVPLLASMGVAWAASLVAALGVGFICLRLKGPYLAVVTLVFPLVAANIVHLSPRYLGGDDGIAGFAQLASGSFYAQFYIVLLVTLGATLVVLRLARGDLGLILKTVREDEFGAEASGVNTTKYKVLVFVISGGFAGLAGTLFTHIMGSVGPTTLSLHYSILPVIMMSLGGASSIVGAMMGAYVITLMDLYLQALPYLRVLIYAAIIIVVLRFFPGGLMAVVRKT from the coding sequence ATGCGGAACGTCATCGGGTCATCCGAAGAGCTGGATGCCAAGGCGGCGTCCGTCCGCAGGAAATCCCCAACGAAGGAGGGCCAGCGGGTTGTGGGATCCTTGTCGGAGTTAGGGAGGCGGGGGGCGGTATACTTCATAGTTTTGCTGTTTTTCCTGCTCGAGCTGGCATTGCCGCTCGTGGTCGAAGATAAATGGACATTGCGGACCATCATGTTCGCCAACATTTTCGTTATCTATGCGGTTAGCTACGACCTGCTGGCGGGCTACACTGGACTCATAAGCTTTGGGCATTCGCTATTTTTCGGCGGGGCCGGATACGTGTCAGGGCTCTTGAGCCTCAACCTAGGGGTGCCGCTGCTAGCGTCTATGGGGGTCGCGTGGGCGGCGTCACTGGTGGCCGCGCTAGGAGTGGGTTTCATCTGTCTCCGTCTCAAGGGGCCATACCTCGCGGTCGTCACCCTGGTGTTCCCGCTAGTCGCGGCCAATATCGTTCACCTCTCGCCCCGCTACCTGGGCGGTGATGACGGCATCGCCGGATTTGCGCAGCTGGCGTCGGGATCCTTCTACGCACAATTCTATATCGTCCTCCTCGTCACGCTCGGGGCGACCCTGGTAGTCCTGCGGCTGGCGCGAGGCGATCTCGGGCTCATCCTGAAAACAGTCAGGGAGGATGAGTTCGGCGCCGAGGCGTCCGGCGTGAACACGACGAAATATAAGGTGCTGGTCTTCGTTATCAGCGGAGGGTTCGCTGGCCTGGCCGGAACCCTGTTCACCCACATTATGGGGTCTGTCGGGCCGACCACGCTCTCCCTGCATTATTCGATCCTCCCGGTGATCATGATGTCGCTGGGGGGGGCGTCGTCAATCGTGGGAGCGATGATGGGAGCGTACGTCATCACGCTGATGGACCTGTATCTCCAGGCGTTGCCGTACCTGCGTGTGCTCATCTATGCGGCCATCATCATCGTCGTGCTTCGGTTTTTCCCGGGTGGGCTGATGGCCGTCGTAAGAAAAACCTAG
- a CDS encoding ABC transporter substrate-binding protein — protein sequence MTKFKGRTIQGVGMGLVMVAALLVGAGIPQARAQSLDKKVIKIGVAAALKQPFGQASVRGATMAAKEINDAGGVLGAKIELVQADTEATAPKATEAIERLYYSDKVDTIVGAYSSEEATAFQQEAAKLKLIMLFHGTTHILDNNFKAEPGKYKYYWNYIVSDVQYRDYVRDRQLGLLVDALKKQLGLSKINVAVITDAALWTELMHPGFQEAVKARPDAELVYVGKISRDAIDFTTELTEMRKKNVQLVLCATGYSAGYSLMKQASDLKVPALFAGMITLSWSTSDFIKAVGADAATYTVSLGFGTMATTPHTVKLLQDYARIYGGAPHLDVGPTYNGVKAYAKAVQLARSLDKDKVAEALKKVRLSESEAWGVKEFRFDENQRVLVSPKDGLIIYSYQYRPGGTVVLFDPPEYKGGDLIIPPHMLEAWKRK from the coding sequence ATGACCAAGTTTAAGGGCAGAACGATTCAAGGTGTCGGCATGGGACTCGTGATGGTGGCGGCGTTACTCGTCGGCGCCGGCATCCCTCAGGCGAGGGCACAGTCCCTGGATAAAAAGGTCATCAAGATAGGCGTGGCGGCCGCCCTGAAGCAGCCGTTTGGCCAGGCATCTGTGCGAGGGGCGACAATGGCAGCAAAGGAGATCAACGACGCGGGAGGCGTGCTGGGTGCCAAGATCGAGCTAGTGCAGGCGGACACGGAAGCGACGGCACCCAAGGCGACGGAAGCCATCGAGCGTCTCTATTACAGCGACAAAGTGGATACCATCGTCGGGGCATACTCGAGCGAAGAGGCGACAGCCTTTCAGCAGGAAGCAGCGAAGTTGAAGCTTATCATGCTCTTCCACGGCACCACCCACATTCTCGATAACAACTTCAAAGCGGAGCCTGGAAAGTACAAGTACTACTGGAACTATATCGTGTCCGACGTGCAGTATCGAGACTACGTTCGAGATCGTCAGCTGGGTCTGCTGGTGGACGCCCTCAAGAAGCAACTGGGCCTCTCCAAGATCAACGTCGCTGTCATCACGGATGCCGCGCTGTGGACGGAACTGATGCATCCGGGCTTTCAGGAGGCGGTGAAGGCGCGGCCGGACGCCGAGCTTGTCTACGTCGGGAAGATCTCGCGCGACGCGATAGATTTCACCACCGAACTCACGGAGATGCGGAAGAAGAACGTGCAGCTGGTGCTCTGCGCGACCGGCTACTCGGCCGGCTATTCGTTGATGAAGCAGGCCTCCGACCTCAAAGTGCCCGCTTTGTTTGCCGGCATGATCACTCTGTCGTGGAGCACGAGCGACTTCATCAAGGCAGTCGGCGCCGATGCGGCTACCTACACGGTAAGCCTCGGCTTCGGGACGATGGCGACCACGCCGCACACCGTGAAGCTGCTACAGGACTACGCGCGCATCTATGGCGGGGCGCCGCACTTGGATGTCGGCCCGACGTATAACGGCGTCAAGGCGTACGCCAAGGCGGTGCAGTTGGCCCGAAGCCTGGACAAGGACAAGGTCGCGGAAGCGCTGAAGAAGGTCCGCCTGTCGGAGAGCGAGGCCTGGGGCGTGAAGGAGTTCCGGTTCGACGAGAACCAGCGCGTCCTCGTGTCCCCAAAGGACGGGCTGATCATTTACAGCTACCAATACCGTCCAGGGGGAACGGTCGTTCTCTTTGATCCGCCCGAGTATAAGGGCGGGGACCTGATTATCCCGCCGCACATGCTGGAGGCGTGGAAGCGGAAGTAG
- a CDS encoding dihydrodipicolinate synthase family protein: MREGLSFSGVMPANLLPFKSDYSIDETDYRRHLRWLADVPGVTGIVVNGHAAEVSSLSREERRRALAIAVEEVGKRLPLIAGIYTDSTFEAVELAKDAQAEGARGVLIFPPTLFMWGGQLRPEMVFRHFALVAEAVDLPMVVFQYPIASGIGYSPETLTQLIEIPQIAAVKEWSNDIVAFERNLRAIRSAGRPVAVLSSFTMSLLASFLLGADGAISGMGSVAADLQAELFAHVQQGDLEAARKVNDRLDPLVRVFYAPPFLDMHNRMKEALALLGRISRAVVRPPLQPISDAERNRIRAALAAAGLV; the protein is encoded by the coding sequence ATGCGAGAGGGGCTGAGCTTTTCCGGGGTGATGCCAGCCAACCTGCTTCCGTTCAAGTCCGATTACTCCATCGATGAGACGGACTACCGACGCCATCTCCGATGGCTGGCCGACGTACCCGGTGTCACCGGCATTGTGGTCAACGGCCATGCGGCAGAGGTGTCCTCGCTGTCGCGGGAAGAGCGGCGACGGGCGCTGGCCATCGCGGTGGAGGAGGTGGGGAAGCGCCTGCCATTGATCGCGGGAATCTACACGGACAGCACCTTCGAGGCGGTAGAACTGGCGAAGGACGCACAGGCTGAGGGGGCGCGGGGCGTTCTGATCTTTCCACCGACGCTGTTCATGTGGGGCGGCCAACTTCGGCCCGAGATGGTATTTCGCCACTTCGCGCTGGTCGCCGAAGCGGTGGACTTGCCAATGGTCGTGTTTCAGTATCCGATCGCCTCAGGCATCGGCTATTCTCCTGAGACGCTCACCCAGCTGATTGAGATCCCGCAGATCGCGGCAGTGAAGGAATGGAGCAATGATATCGTAGCGTTCGAGCGGAATCTCCGCGCCATCCGCTCGGCCGGACGGCCCGTGGCCGTGCTGTCGAGCTTCACGATGTCCCTCCTCGCCAGTTTCCTCCTTGGTGCTGACGGCGCCATCTCCGGGATGGGGAGCGTGGCGGCCGATCTGCAGGCGGAGTTGTTCGCCCACGTCCAGCAAGGGGATTTGGAGGCAGCGCGAAAGGTCAACGACCGCCTGGATCCACTTGTCCGGGTGTTCTACGCTCCGCCTTTCCTGGATATGCACAATCGAATGAAGGAGGCGCTCGCGCTCCTGGGGCGCATCAGCCGGGCGGTGGTGCGCCCGCCGCTGCAACCCATCAGCGACGCGGAACGGAACCGAATTCGGGCGGCGCTGGCGGCGGCGGGGCTCGTGTGA
- a CDS encoding acyl-CoA dehydrogenase family protein produces the protein MDFKLSPTEEAFRDGLRAWLEAHCPRDWEKTRQALGSPEARAEFLIDWQRRLHAAGYVGLHWPIAYGGRGATVMEQAIFYEELARARAPELANAIGLDMAGPAIMVHGTEAQKRFHLPRILAAEHVFCQGFSEPGAGSDLASLQTRAERREGAYRITGQKVWTSFAHYANWCTILARTDPSAARHRGLTYFLVDMKSPGFTVRPLRQMSGDAEFSEVFLDGVEVPADGVLGQEHDGWKVAITTLMFERGPRTLTRQLILRQGLAELLAQARTPTRAGRSAAGDPLIRQRLAQLYIDTETLRYANLRILTRLLRGEPAGPEGSASKLFFSETWQKVAELALEMQGAYATLGAGSEWTPEDGRWQYRALRSRGNTIQGGTSEIMRNILAERVLGLPKD, from the coding sequence ATGGACTTCAAGCTGTCCCCCACGGAGGAGGCGTTCCGCGACGGGCTCAGGGCCTGGCTCGAGGCGCACTGCCCGCGGGACTGGGAAAAGACCCGGCAGGCTCTGGGCAGCCCCGAGGCGCGTGCGGAATTCCTCATCGACTGGCAGCGACGGTTGCACGCGGCCGGATACGTGGGACTGCACTGGCCAATCGCCTACGGCGGCCGCGGCGCCACCGTCATGGAGCAGGCGATCTTCTACGAGGAGCTGGCACGGGCGCGGGCGCCCGAGCTCGCGAACGCGATCGGCCTGGACATGGCCGGCCCCGCCATCATGGTCCACGGCACGGAGGCGCAGAAGCGCTTCCACCTGCCCCGCATCCTGGCCGCCGAGCACGTCTTCTGCCAGGGCTTCTCCGAGCCGGGCGCGGGCAGCGACCTGGCCTCGCTCCAGACCCGGGCCGAGCGCAGGGAGGGGGCCTACCGCATCACCGGGCAGAAGGTCTGGACGTCCTTCGCGCACTACGCCAACTGGTGCACGATCCTGGCGCGCACGGACCCCAGCGCGGCCCGCCACCGAGGGCTGACCTACTTCCTGGTGGACATGAAGAGCCCCGGCTTCACGGTGCGGCCGCTGCGCCAGATGAGCGGCGACGCCGAGTTCAGCGAGGTGTTTCTGGACGGCGTGGAGGTGCCGGCGGACGGCGTGCTGGGGCAGGAGCACGACGGGTGGAAGGTGGCCATCACAACGCTCATGTTCGAGCGCGGACCCCGGACCCTCACGCGCCAACTCATCCTGCGCCAGGGCCTCGCCGAGCTGCTCGCGCAGGCGCGCACGCCTACCCGCGCCGGGCGGTCCGCTGCCGGTGACCCCCTCATCCGCCAGCGCCTGGCCCAGCTGTACATCGACACGGAGACCCTGCGATACGCGAACCTGCGCATCCTCACCCGGCTGCTGAGGGGCGAGCCGGCGGGACCGGAGGGCTCGGCCTCCAAGCTGTTCTTCAGCGAGACATGGCAGAAGGTAGCGGAGCTCGCACTGGAGATGCAGGGCGCCTACGCCACGCTCGGGGCGGGCAGCGAGTGGACGCCCGAGGACGGGCGGTGGCAGTACCGGGCCCTGCGCTCGCGCGGGAACACCATCCAGGGCGGCACCTCCGAGATCATGCGGAACATCCTCGCCGAGCGCGTGCTCGGGCTGCCGAAGGACTGA
- a CDS encoding C-GCAxxG-C-C family protein: protein MATAFGGGIGGTGSVCGALAGAVMAIGLRHGRRDPAERDAKAYALTQELRRRFEAAMGHVDCRDLTGMDLGTREGVKRFYASDVPRTVCMPAVGVAYQTVVELLQAP from the coding sequence ATCGCCACCGCCTTCGGCGGAGGCATCGGTGGAACCGGGTCAGTGTGCGGAGCCCTGGCCGGGGCGGTCATGGCCATCGGCCTGCGGCACGGGCGGCGCGATCCGGCGGAGCGCGATGCCAAGGCCTATGCCTTGACGCAGGAACTGCGCCGTCGCTTCGAGGCCGCCATGGGCCACGTGGACTGCCGAGACCTGACGGGAATGGACCTCGGCACGCGGGAAGGCGTCAAGCGATTCTACGCCTCGGACGTGCCCCGGACCGTCTGCATGCCCGCGGTGGGCGTCGCCTACCAGACCGTGGTGGAGCTGCTGCAAGCGCCCTGA